AGTAATTTTATCCTGCAGTACGTGTCGTGTTGCTCACTTAGAGTGGGAGAAGACGGACCCTCAGAGCTATCCACTCTCAACACTGACGCAATGGGTTGCTAGGACGTGTTTCCTTCTATTGTAACCATCTTGAAGCAGCCATCTCAATATAAACCAGAGATAACACAATTTTAGTAGTGTTTGCCTTTGTGGCTGATGGTGTAGGTTTGTACAAGCGACGGACACGTCTGTCCCCCCACTGTAGTACTGTAGGCTCACTCAACACATGCTCATACCTCGCTCGCTCTACTCACGAGCCCCTCGTCCACTCAGTCATTCATTTCGCAAAAGACTTGACTCGCTACCTACCTATTATTTCCCCCCTCTCAAATCTCGTCTCCTCTAGATTGCGCATTTCTAAACCCACCAAAAGAGACGTGCCCCCAGCCGCCAACCAACTAGTCCTAGCCCGGTGTCTCGGCAACACTAGTTCATCTCGCGCCGTTTTGCTTGTTCATTTTGTCTggggcttgggcttgtcTGGTCCCGTCTGGAATTGTTCCTTGACCCAAAAAAgttgcttctcctcttcgcgGGAAGCTCAACTCTCCTCCCTTCTCCCTCACGcgccctctccctctcttcttcctcatcctttACCCCCAcgcgcatcgcatcgcatcgcatcgcatcgcattgGATCCCCAGATCGCAAAAGTGATCGCCGGTCGTCTCCGCTCCTCCACTGCATTCGACCCTCACCGATTCTTCTCTCGGCCGATCCATTGACATCACTGCGACTTTCGGGTTATAAAGCAAACGCCGCTACATTTAGCTACAGCGACATTTCCTCTGCAGCTTCTAGTTCCTGCAAGGCTGTTCATCATTTGCCGAGAACAGCCCGTGATTCGGCTCCGATTCATCTCTCCCAATCCGATCACGCATTCATTCCTCTCTGCCTGCGCCGCCCTCAGCGCCCATGATAACAGGCACTCGGGTCGTCGGGTTAGCCAGGAGGAACATAACCACATATTCTCACAATAGCAGAGACGAAACAATCTCAAAAGAACCCGATTTAGTCATCTAGAGCGCTCAATCGAGAGCGAATTGCCTTTGCACCGCCAGCAATCATGCCTCACACACGGGACGTCGACAGCGCATCGTCGACAAGCGGCCAATCAAAACGGCCTCCCCTCAACCATCAGGAGAGCGACTCTCAGAGCGAGAGCAGCGGcgtccaccatcaacatcagcGCCGACATCACCACGTCCGCCATCACCAGCGACAGCACACCGTCGGCCACCTACACCACGCTCGCGCGCCCGCCGCCAAGAACGCTCCTAAACAGCCCAAGCTGAACCGTCGCCATACCTCCCCAGCCGACGAGAACCAGCAACAGATACAGCGAACCGCATCCTCGGGCAACAATTCCCACCGCCGAACTGCCAGCGACGCGAGACTATCGTCCCGCGAGTCCTCATCAGCCAATCTCACAAGGAATTCGTCGCAGGCCAAGCTCGGCAAAAGCTCGTCGCAaaccaagctcctcaagagtcCTTCCCAATCAAGGATCGTCAAGAGCCCCTCCCACTCGAAGCTCAAGCGCAACCGCTCGCACACAGAGATTGGCAAGCGAAACCGTTCCGCGGAGCTGAAGCGCGCCTCAAGCACCACCATTGTCTACCAGACGCAGACCTCCGGTGGGAAGTCACAGGTCCACTTCGACTTGGGCAACGACGGCCAGGACGACGAATGGGTCGATGCCAGTGGGTCTAACTCGCCATACCTCTCCCGCAAGGGCtccctcaacagcagcaatcACTCTGTCCATCATCCCGACGACCACGCCGCGACCTCTCGACCGATCACCCCCGTCGATCCCGTCCCTTCAGCCCAGGCGGGCCACCAGGACCAGCCTGAGCAACCTCCCATGTCAAGCCCGGAGCGCATCACATCTCATCAGAAAGGCTACCTCACATCCCGCATCCTACAGCGCACTCCCTCACACGGAGCTCCGCCCCAGATGAGCGCGGATCTGGCGCAGGTTGCGCCCCAACACTTCGCCCCAGCCTCGGCTGAGGGCCGAGATTCGGGTACTCTTATGGGGAGTAACCAGGATGAGCTTACCTCTCGCTTCGTTGAGGCCGCAGGGTCCGGATTGACCAGTGAGGGATCTTTCTACCGGCCACCTCGGGGAGACTATCACCGCTTCGACGATACTCCTCAAAAACCTCGCTCCATTGCCAGCATCTCGGGAGATCGTGAGGCCCCTACCAGCGCGCCGCAACAGAAGGAAGAGGTCGACGACAGTGCATTAGCGCCCAAGTCCTCCCGACGGACAGCTGGTCCTCCCGCCCAGACGTCACGGACACAGCAGAAGCTGAATCTCCAGCGGGCTAGCTCTGTGATTGAGCCGGGACAGGCAGTCGGCGGAGTCGGAGGTGTGGTCGGCCACACGCCGCTGATTGGCGTCGGCGGACCCGGCTATGACGGGGCAAACAGCCGCGACCCCCGAGTCGGCAAGCTCCTGGAGCGCACCGGCATGGAGTACCTCGTCGTTCGTCGACATCAGAACCCGATTTCACGGTCCATCGATCGCCTAAACCGCCTCCCGGGCATGGACAAGTCGCTTCGTATTCCATCCGCCAGCCTCGGCTCCGCCAACGGAAAGCGATCCCTCGACCTCACCATGCGTCACCACACCCGCAACGTCAGTATGCCCGACGCTCGGAGACCCGTGACGCCTAAGCGGCCTAACTCGGTGCGGACGAACGGCGCGGCATCAAGCTatgatggcggtgatgacgacggcagGTTGACAGACCGGCTTAGCGGCTCGAGCTTGgtgggcggcgaggaggaggacggcaCAGCAGCCTTGCTAAGGAATCTGTGGGAAAAGTCGATGGAGTTGAGTGCGAGCACAGATTAGGAACTCTGTGGTCCCATAGATTAGGAGTCTTGATATCAAcccagaggaggagcaagGCGCTGGCGCAGAAGAGGAGCAGGTTGCCTGCAGAGGTCAAAGGTGCTCTGCTCGAGCACGTGTTTATACGTTTTGGGATACGAGGGCGTTACGGCGCGAGGGGGGTAATGGGAAACTGTACAACTACTGGGGAACACTTAGAGAAGGTATTTGGCCAAGACGACGTCATGTCTAGACGTCATGATACGAGTAAATTGTCTCGGTACTATTATCAATGCAAGCGAGGATTATATCCAAGTTTTCAAGGTTGAATATACATGAGAAGTGATTGTGTGTACGTCTAGGTGTCTCTATGCAGCTCTGAGCCTATGCCTCTGATACCTCTGGCGCCTCCAACAATGGATGCAAAGCCCACCATGCTTGATCCCATCCGTACGCCCACCGATGCCATGTGAATGGTTGtttataaagattatattgTTACATTATACGTTGGGTGAGAGTTGATCGTACTTGACACATCGCTCAACCTGTAGAGAATTAGCATTTTGAAGCACCCATGAGAGCCCACATAGACAATGGGCTGAAGAGGAATGATAGGAGAACCACTTACATCTTCAATGCTGGCCTGCATAAACCTCCTCGCCTCAAGGCCCACCCACACCATCAGCATGGAGAAGTCACCATGCTTGACCATCTCTGTACCACTCTGGGCACTGAGCTGGCGCAGAATGGGTAGTGAACTGCTGAGTAGGTCAACGTCGGGGTTTAGGCTACGTCCAATGCCTTCGAGCAACAAGATGCTGATGACAACATTGACAAAGTCGCCCTCGAGACGGACGTGATGGTTCCGGACCATGCTAAGCACCTGCTGCAGAATGTCGCCGATCTTGACGTTGCCGAGGGCCAGGGTGCGGCTCTtgacgccgaggacgaggtgcTGCATCTTGAGGGCAAACACTTCTTCGTCGAGAACAGCGTCAGGCTGCCGGCAGCGCTCGCACATAAGGTGGCCGGCCTTGTAGCCGTCAAACTCTGCCACAGCGCggaagaggtcaaggaagTTGGTGCGGTTCACCGAGTTGAGCTCAGTCACTAGTCCCGTGTCGATAAAGATGAGTTGAGGTCGGAATCCCTCGGCGtcaatcttggccaactcTGCTTCCCATGCCGCTGGGTCCTTTCGGTGTCTATATGGTCGAAGACGCTCGAGCACTTGCTCGGTAACATCTTCCTGCTCATCAGGGTGCGCCTTGGTCATGGTTTTCCGCAGGCGCAAGTCCGGGTGAGCGGATTGGTAGAAGCGGACCATGATGTTGCCAGGATGCAAATCAGCGTGAACAAAgttgtcgaggagcagcatgCGAAGGAAAGCGTCGAGACCTTCGTCGGCAATATCATGTTGAAAGACGCCACCGCCATTCTCCATAAAGTCCGCCAGCGGAATGCCCTGAGCAAACTCTTCGATCAAGACATTGCGTGTTGTAAAGTCTGTGTATGGATAGGGGAACGAAGCCGTAGACCGTTCCTTGAAGTTCTTGCGGAACGTGGTCAGGTTTGCTGCCTCTATGCGTAGGTCAAGCTGGAGTTTCATCATTTCTCCAAACTGAGCAACCTCGTCTGGTAGCGAGAGCCATTCAATGGTCGGAATAATGTTAAGTGCAGAAGCAAAGAAGTGCATGATGCGGAGATCTCGTCGAACTGTCCTCTCAACATTCGGATGCAAGACCTTGACAGCAACATAAGATGAAGGTACTCTTTGCGGCGAGCTCTTGAGTACAGTGTCCACATTGCGCAACACGTTGTGCGCCAACGGGTGCAAGGGATCATCCTGAGCATCAATCTCATCCGGGCGAGCCAAGTCGGGCTTCAACTTGGCCTTGTAGACCTGTGCAATGGCTCCAACGCCAAGAGGCTTCTCGTGAAACTCGTCAAAGATGTCCTCAAAGGCACGGCCCCCAAACGCAGCCTCGACCGTCTTACGGGTGGCGTGCATCGAGTGAGCCGGGGCGTTGGAGTGAAGCTTGGACATGATCTCGCACATCTCTGTGGGGAAGATGTCTGTTCGTGAGGCTGCCCACTGCCCAAGCTTGATGAAGGCCGGACCAGCCAGCTCCATGGCATTGACCAAGAACCCATACCACCAGAGCGTGCCGCTGCGTTCATTATCTCGATCTCGTTGTCGTCTTCCAAACCAGATGGCCGGGACTGTGATGATGACAGGGACAAAGATGACGACAAGTTGGAGGAAGCGAATGCCGGTACAGACGGGCTCGACTATCAACAAGTCCAGCAGATATGTGATGCGCTTCACCAAGTGCGAGGCACCTCGAGACTCGGCAGGCACGCTCTTTTTAATCTCAGCCCGCGATACCTCGAGCATGCGCTTCTCTCCTGTATCGTCCCCGCTCCCATTTTCTTGTTGCGACAGTTGAACAAATGCCGCCGTTCCCAGCGCCGCTGCGCCACCAGACGCCCGCAAGGCTATTGTCCTCGTCCTACCGGCCGGCCATTGTATCGGTCGATATCGGCGGGCACCCTGGGAGACGAATCGACGGCTAAGGAGTGTAACGCTGAGGTTGGGACATGTTCGAAAGCCCGGACGGACGAAGAACCGGCATATGAAGGAGCCAGCCCTCATCTCGGAAAAGGAAGGAGGTGGTTATCGAAGTGTAGAGACGCGAACAATATCATGTTCTCATATCCGGAGGGGACGACATCCGAGGGGGTGAATAGCATGTGCCAATAGGTACAAAAATATCGCTGTAGGTATGATGCAAAGACTTATTTGCAAGGATGCCCGCAAAGACACACATGAACCGACTAAAGTGACGTCGGGGGAGTCGAGCTGACTCGAGTGACGTACCTTCTATTCCGATGGCGCTCGGGAATAAATCGGAAAAACACGTGCCTCATCCCGGCTGCAAGCTGGGAAGGTGCAAGGATGCAAGGATCTCGCGCGGATTCCCCCGGCGCCGGGACGGAAGTGGGAAGGCACGGTctttcttgtccttgccttTTGCGCCTAGAATTTTTTAATGGGCGGCGATAACGCAAAACGTCAGGCAAATTTCCTGCTCGCCCATTTGTCCATTCTTTTCAACCATCTCCAaatcttcatcctcgtcatcattgACAACCACTTCTTGCGACTCTTTGACTCTCTTGTCTCAGACCCTGAGGGACTTAATTCTTCACATTTATCATCACACCTGCCTTTCTACCTCACAATCTTTCACAATGGGTTGGTTTTGGGCAGACGCTGCTCCCGCGACCGTCCATGTCCCAATTGGACATCCGCCTGTCCCCGCGAACGCCGACAAGGCGCCTCCCGTATGCTCATATCCTCAGCCATTCTCCTTCCTTCGCTAATTCTCCTTCAGTCTGGTTGCCCCATGCACAAGAAGACTCTCGACAAACTCAACCCCGACGCCAAATGCCAGAAGCCCCAAGATGCCCCAGCTGCATCAGGCTGCCCCGTCCCTCATGCCGCCAAAaccgaggagaagcccaagtcATTGATCTCCCAGCTCAACCCTCTCAACTACATGTTCCCCGATCTATCCCAGAAGCCCGCACCTAACCAGGCTTTTGCTCTACCGACAACACGAGATGAATCAACTATCCCCAAGGGCTCGGGCGACGGGAACTGGGAGTACCCCTCCCCTCAGCAAATGTACAATGCGCTCCTGCGCAAGGGATACACAGACACGGACATCACGGCCGTTGAAGGCATGGTTTCAGTGCACAACTTTCTGAACGAGGGCGCATGGCAGGAGATCATTGGTTGGGAGCAGCGATTCTCTAAGGGACTGTACAAGGGGTGGCAGCTTTGCAAGAGGGGCGAGGCTCATTTCGATGAGGAACTGGACCGACAGTGGGATGGCTCAGATGTTGAGCCTACCCTCGTCCGCTTCCAGGGCCGGCCCAAGGACCTGACTCCCAAGGCCACCATGATGCAGGTCCTGGGCTGGATTTACCCCTCCAAGTTTGGGTAAGTTGCTTTTCCCTGACAAATCACAGAATCTTGCCTAACAAACTTCAAGCACCGAGCCTCCTTTCGACCGACACGACTGGTATGTTTCCCGGGACATCAacggcgagaagaaggaggtccGATATGTCATCGATTACTACTCTGGTGAGCCCGAGGTCACAGGCGAGCCCGTCTTCTACCTGGATGTACGTCCTGCCATGACTCCTCAAGGCGCGGCCGAGCGCATTATCCGATGGAGCACGGATGTGTGGTGGAAGGCCATTGGTGGCGACAGGCGGGAGCAGGACCCCCAGCCCTGGTTCCGGGGTACTTCGTAACGGATGTCGATTTCAAGGCGCTTGGGTCACGACGGATGCATGTTTTGGCTAGGGACGCTTGTTGCATTTTTCTCCTCTCTGATTTTAACGGATGGGCTGTATTTCTATAATCATGACTGAATGTCACTTGTACGAGCCGCGAAGGGGGAAAACTATATCGCTTTTGTATTATACAGGATCATTGGGCTCGACAATGCCTAGTTCAGAGTAACGGCCAAATTGTTTACCTGGTCCAGCAGAGCCTGGTCCTCTCCAGCCGCGTTCTTGAGCACTTTTCCAAGCTGATGCTCCACCGTCATGCCGGGGACGTCGGACACGATGCCCTGAGCCTGTTGAATGCGTGCCATCTGAAACTGGAGGAAGAACTTGGGGACCTTGACGGCGAGGTTTCCCCCGACGGACCTGATGCCAGCTTCAGTTGCGAGGTAGACGTTGAGCTCGTTTTGGAACACTAGCAAGTCGTTGTTGGCCAGCGGCGTAGTCGTTGCGAATCGGTCGAGAGCGAAGGCGAGAGGCGTCTGGCCCGAGGTGGcaaagttgatggaggagaaagTGACGCCGCCGGAGGAGACATCCGGGACGCCGTCGATGGTTGTCTGAGAGGTGTCGCATGTAACGGTGCTAGCGAGAGAGGCGGCCAGTCCAGAGGTCTCTTCGGGGAGGGCTTGGGAGCCAACTATGAAGCAAGCATTCTGGCGCTTGGCGAGTTGAAGTGCTAAGAGTTGTGAGCTGGGTCGGACTATCAACGAAGCATCCAGGGGGGGTATACCTGCGAGCGCAGtgccggcgaggaggatgagagctGGGAAATACATTTCAACGAGAGTTGTAATGAATTGCGAGTCGAGATAAAGACTGAGGGGGAGGAGTAGAGAGAGAGAATGAAAGcaaataaaagattaaacAAAAAGTGTTCTCCAGAGAACTCAAAGAATGGAACAGATGAGGCTTGCTACAACATTTCCATCCAGAGGGCATCTACAAGCCCTTTTTATAAACACCCATTTACTCCATCTCAAAAGCCAAGGCCCATTGAAACCCGAGTTTGATACCAAGCGCTAGAAGTTGTTTTTACCGAGATGTATTCTCATCTTGGGCTAGCTTTGATGCCATTCCCGACAAGGTTCGTCTCACCACCGAGCTTGACGAGTCTCCTTGAGACATGGGACGCACCAGGAGCGGCGCGTGCAACGTCGTTAGGGAAGGCGTCACTTATGGGAAGGATGGAAACCACCATACTAGGCACAGAATGTCTTAGAGTGGAAAATTATAGTTATGTGCAGTCACTGAGTTTATGCGAATGGAGTTCAGACGAGGCAGTCGGGGGGGCTCTCACCGTCTTTGGCCAGCCTTCCTCTTGCAGCGCCCCAATTGAAGCCTTAACCCTCATTCCCACAATCCCAAGATCGTTTTAGCGTCTCACATTTTCCGAACTCGATAGATTCATGATCATCCCCTCCCGGATGGTATACACACGGGACGAATTGCGGCGTGAAGACGCCCATGATTAAGTTTTCGTTCATGAAGGTCCTGCCAGTGTTCCTTACCATGCTCTAGAGGGTCGACAGAGCCAGCCGTCAATTCCATACTATGCTAACCCGAGTTTTGGCAATGCCTTCAAATGGCCCTAGGCATCCGGCAAGAGCGGCAATACTCAAAGCCATGGCCTAGGTGAAGGTTAGAACCAACACTTACCTCCCCAGTGTCAATATTATGTAAGAGCCCTCCAAGTTTCTACTATTAAGCAATACACACAACTTCAATCGTGATAATCTGGAGTACTTCAGGGTACCTGTTAGGCTGTGGGCAttgttgttgtcgaggttgtcaCTATACGAGCATGAACTCTCTCCATTCTAGGTATGCCATAGCCATGAACTTGACAGATCCCCACTAGCTCAACTTAGTAGCGCTCTTCGTCCCAAAGGTCATCCCCTCGGCAAGTTTGTTGCAGGAGGGTTTCAAGGATCCCCAGCCTTTTGCAGCTGGACATCTGAAACTTCGGCCATACTACCACGCAGTCGCTCAGTTGACAGCATTAACAAAGCCCCCATATAAGTGGCTCAGCAGCCATATCCGACCCTCGTTTCCCGTTTGAGCTAAACCCCGATGGCATTTCCTGGTTTCCTTTGTCTGAGGGTTGCTTCAGGTTGGTGGTCTACTTTCCCGATTAGGCAACGAATCTGTAACAgacgagtcgagtcgagatCTGAGCGCCAATTGAGACGTTCGGTTACCAGGATGACACATGAATCTCTTGGATCTTTGTTCTTTCAGGGAAAATCCCTGTATCTCTTTCCAGATTTATGaatatttagcttttttcCCCTTTTGAATCATCCAGACtgtttttgttgttttgcTCTTACATTCAAGTACATGCAGCCAGGTGCTGTGAGAGCCCGGATCAACGTAGCTCCATTCGACCAATCAGCGTCCGCAACCCTCCCGTGGTCCCTGGAACTTTTTTTCCCTTCAGCCAATCTAGTCTAGACTCTATCTAGCAGTCGCAGGGGAAATCAAGCCCTTTCattccttctccttgaagcgACATCACCAATTCACGGCGCTTTCTGCGTCGCAAAAGACCACCCACGACAGCGAGCCTGTTCGCCATGTCCCCAGAGGTATCGTCAGCCTCTTCTAGCGACCTCACGCGCCTACACATCTCTCCTCTCGATCCCGACCTGCTCAAGATCGTCCTGCCAGCTTCGGTCGCTTCTCAGGCGCGCAACGTCTCCTACCATAGTATCGAGACTTTCCCCGAGCGCCGCTACGGTTTTGTCGAGCTGCCCGCCATGGAAGCTgaaaagatcaagaagaagctcaatgGCGCCGTTCTCAAGGGCACCAAGCTGAAGATTGAAAAGGCCCGTCCTGAAGAGAGAGTTGAACCTACAGGCGAGCTCgacaaggaggatgagaagaagagaaagaaaaagtcAAAGGACTCGACAGATGGATCGAGGAAGCGGAAGCGCGACCGAGACGTTGTCGACGGCGTCACCCTGACCGACCGCAAGGTTAAGCGAGGCTGGACAGAACCGGCAGACCagcggaggaagaagagcaagaaggacaaggagaaggagaaggacggcaagcacacggagaagaagaagcggcaAAAGTCAAAGTACACGGAGCAGGAGGAGTGCCTGCTCAAGACAAAGGTGCCGCCCAACGCCGTCGCCAACATCTCGGAGGACAGCCAGCCCCggaagcgcaagaagaagggcaagtcGCGCGAGGTGACGGTCCACGAGTTTGAAAAGACGACAAAGTTcccgagcttcttgaagaactcTGTGCCCGAGGACGCGCCCAAGACGGCTGTCGAGTAcgtcgagggcaagggctgggtggatgaggatggcgaggtgGTCGAGACTgtcaagacaaagaaggtTGCCAAATCTACGCCCAAGAAGTCGAAGAAGGTCACGCCTCCTCCGGTGGAAGAGTCGGACGACGACAGCACGAGTGACAGCGGCACTAGCAGTAGTGGTTCGTCCtcggatgaagacgaggaagaggaaaaggtACAGAAGCCCAAGGCAGCGCCACAAAAGGACCAAGATTCTTCCTCCGAAGACTCTTCctctgacgatgatgacgacgactcACCTCAGCAACCTGAACACGCAACACCTCTCTCAGCCATCAAAGCCGACGCCTCAAGACCCATGtcctcaagttcctcgagaagccTCACCATCAAGATACCCCCTCCCATCACCCCCTCTGCCACAAAGGTCCACCCCCTCGAGGCCCTCTACAAACGTTCCAAGCCCGATGGCGAAACCACCGAGACTCCTGCTAAAGAGCCTCAACCGTTCAGCTTCtttggtggcggcggcgacgatgatgatatTGAGGAGGAGCAACACGTCGAACGCACACCTGCCCCCATGACCCCCTTCACCCGTCAAGACATCGAGTGGCGCAACGTTAGAAGCGCAGCGCCCACACCAGATACGGCGCACCCCTCTCGCATGCGCAACTTCTGGGCCGACGAGCAGGACGAGGACGCCGACATGGCAGATGCCCTGCGTGAAGCAGAGCAGGAGcacgatgaggatgacgatgagcaAGAGACGGCGGCCCCTGCGCCAGGCTCGAGCGACTTCCAGGCTTGGTTCTGGGATAACAGACGCGACCTGAACCGGTCTTGGATGAAGCGGCGCAAGAcggctgccaaggagaagaggcatCGGGAGAACAAGGCGAGGGCCAACAAGGCCGTTTAGAATATGTAATCAACGATAATTCAATACGATGACAAGATATTCCCTGCTTATACTGTCCATCATGGATTCTGTTGTCGTCAGGATTTGCGTGGCCTACCCTACACGCGACTCTTTACACTGAGGTGTGCAAGAACTTGTTCATTTTTAGAGTGACAGACATACTACTTGGCCTCGATTGTAAGTAAGTCCTTTTAATTTAGTTACAGGTTTCTAGACTGTGTTGCCTGTTGATTGTCGCGCTGAACATGATGGTCAAAATTCGACATGGGAGAAGGAAGCTCACGAGGGTCAAACATGACAAAGACGATTACAACATCCAATGTGAACCACAAAATTAACGAAGCTTGACTGGAGCCGCGTACTTCCTAATTCGAAAGAGTCGGACATTGGCTAAGCAAAATATAATTTTCAACTCTTCAACCCGATTCTTCACTTCTGGCTGTTGTATCAAGGCAATGACAGCGATGAAATGGGCGCTTGGTATAGGTCCCTGAAGTCGCATGTTCGCCGACATGCTGCACAATGTTTGATAATTACAAGGTCTATTGTCTATTCAAGGCTCGAGATTAGGGTTTTAGGTATCTCAGACTTTCCATAAAACAGGAAGCTTCCTCGCCCAATGACCATCGTGTATCACGCTGGGGAACCTGCTCGGCTTGGTGTCAGGAAATCGTCTTCACAAACATGCGGCCGGTTATCCTCCGAGCAAGTGTTCTTCCTCTGGCGATGGACGTTAAGTCTGGCCCCCGTCAAGGCCTCGTATATCCCTGTTTTATCCGGCCTCGGTGGCTCCGGCGTGTTCTTGATCACAATGCTGTCCCTTGACCGTGGCGCACTGCTTGCCAGGGTTTCTCCCTCTGTGACTGCGCCATGGGCCTCACTTGACTTGCGAGAATGATGTCGGTGAAAAAACCTGTGACTTCCTTGCCTGATTCTCTCCATTAAGCTGGGCCGCGTTCTACCGTGAACTTCTGTTGTCTCGTTTGTGATGCCAGCTACCTGAGTGCTGCGGCGCCTCTCGGAGTCTAACCCCAGCGAAGCGCTGAGCCTCTTTTCTGCAGCCAGAGTTGTTGTCAGCCTGGACGTATCGGCGCCTCCACAGTCTGACTTGGAATAGAAGGGGTTCTCGGCAAACAGAGAGCGGTCTGTATTGCCTGGTTTCAGGGGTAGGTCCTGAGATCCCGAGGAACTGGTCGATTCATTGCCGCAGTGTGCATCAACGCCCCGGCGGTACAAAGTGGACGACGTATGCTTATTCAAGTCTTCAATGTCAGTAGGTGGGCTTTGCCAGTCGCTGGTGCAGTGGCGGGACAAGAGCTTGGGGAACGACGTGATGACTGTGCCGTCGCTTATCCGTTGATGCTTCTCGAAACTTTTGTTGCACACAATGTCTGCTAGGATCTCGGCTGTGCTCCTTGAAGTGATATAATGTCGCAAGACAAAGTCGCTGTTGGCCGCTGCAGGATGGCTCTGCCGACGATCTTCCAAGGACGAAGGTAAGGGACCGTGAGTCGGGGAGAAGCAGTCTGACGCGGCTCGACCATGGCTTCCTGGGGCTTCATCGTAATTTGGAGGATAGTTCTGGGCCCAAGTAATCTCGGCAACACTCTGACGCGAGACTACTGTGGCTGTGGTGTCTGTATCCGCCCCTCGAGTCTTGGTGTGAACTTTCATGTCTGTCGAGTTGATGCTCGTGTAGGCTGTCTTGGGTAGACTAATGGTTGTGGCAGGATCTGCTAATGTTCCCGACTGAGGTATGAAGGCGTTCGAAGACTCGTCAAGAGT
This window of the Fusarium keratoplasticum isolate Fu6.1 chromosome 3, whole genome shotgun sequence genome carries:
- a CDS encoding Holocytochrome c-type synthase, encoding MGWFWADAAPATVHVPIGHPPVPANADKAPPSGCPMHKKTLDKLNPDAKCQKPQDAPAASGCPVPHAAKTEEKPKSLISQLNPLNYMFPDLSQKPAPNQAFALPTTRDESTIPKGSGDGNWEYPSPQQMYNALLRKGYTDTDITAVEGMVSVHNFLNEGAWQEIIGWEQRFSKGLYKGWQLCKRGEAHFDEELDRQWDGSDVEPTLVRFQGRPKDLTPKATMMQVLGWIYPSKFGTEPPFDRHDWYVSRDINGEKKEVRYVIDYYSGEPEVTGEPVFYLDVRPAMTPQGAAERIIRWSTDVWWKAIGGDRREQDPQPWFRGTS